Proteins from one Tsuneonella aeria genomic window:
- the nuoL gene encoding NADH-quinone oxidoreductase subunit L has product MHPILIIVFAPLAAAIVGGLGNRALGNTVVKSITTGALFLAAALSWPIFLGFVNGTANASVVPVLQWVHSGDLAFDWALRVDTLTAVMLVVITTVSALVHLYSWGYMAEDPDQPRFFAYLSLFTFAMLMLVTADNLVQMFFGWEGVGLASYLLIGFWFRKPSANAAAIKAFVVNRVGDLGFMLGIFGTYLVFGTVSISEILAAAPGMAGATIGFLGYRVDTMDVLCILLFIGAMGKSAQLGLHTWLPDAMEGPTPVSALIHAATMVTAGVFMVCRLSPMFEAAPIALAFVTFIGAATCLFAATVGTTQWDIKRVIAYSTCSQLGYMFFAAGVGAYGAAMFHLFTHAFFKALLFLGAGSVIHAMHHEQDMRYYGGLRKRIPLTFWAMMAGTLAITGVGIYWLHAGFAGFHSKDAILEAAWGRGTEMAHFAFWLGAFAALLTSFYSWRLMFLTFWGKPRWAQSEHIQDAVHHGHDDPEGANPPAQEDSGDDAAHHVPHPDHGDGTAGYHPHESPLSMLVPLGVLSLGAVFAGFLFNHAFLDDAGFWNGSIFYNENLIHALHGVPLWVKLTATIVMLIGLAIAWLGYIRDPGMPERAADQLGPVYRFLFNKWYFDELYNLVFVRPAFWFGRLFWKGDKTVIDRLGPDGAAWVVAQGTAGAKRVQSGLLNTYALWMLIGVVAAITWVLL; this is encoded by the coding sequence TTGCACCCGATCCTCATCATCGTCTTCGCGCCGCTGGCGGCCGCGATCGTCGGCGGGCTGGGCAACCGCGCGCTCGGCAATACCGTGGTCAAATCGATCACCACCGGCGCGCTGTTCCTCGCGGCGGCGCTGAGCTGGCCGATCTTCCTCGGCTTCGTGAACGGCACCGCCAACGCAAGCGTGGTGCCGGTGCTGCAGTGGGTGCACTCGGGCGACCTCGCCTTCGACTGGGCCTTGCGCGTCGATACGCTCACGGCCGTGATGCTGGTGGTGATCACCACCGTGTCGGCGCTCGTGCACCTCTACAGCTGGGGCTACATGGCCGAAGACCCGGACCAGCCGCGGTTCTTCGCCTACCTCAGCCTGTTCACCTTCGCGATGCTGATGCTGGTGACCGCGGACAACCTCGTCCAGATGTTTTTCGGCTGGGAAGGGGTCGGCCTCGCCAGTTACCTGCTGATCGGCTTCTGGTTCCGGAAACCGAGCGCGAATGCCGCCGCGATCAAGGCGTTCGTGGTCAACCGCGTGGGCGACCTCGGCTTCATGCTCGGCATTTTCGGCACCTACCTCGTGTTCGGGACCGTCTCGATTTCCGAAATCCTGGCCGCGGCGCCGGGCATGGCGGGGGCCACGATCGGCTTCCTCGGCTACCGCGTGGACACGATGGACGTGCTCTGCATCCTCCTGTTCATCGGGGCGATGGGCAAGTCCGCGCAGCTTGGCCTGCACACCTGGTTGCCCGACGCGATGGAAGGCCCGACCCCGGTGTCCGCCCTGATCCACGCGGCGACGATGGTAACGGCCGGCGTGTTCATGGTTTGCCGCCTCAGCCCGATGTTCGAGGCGGCGCCGATCGCGCTCGCCTTCGTCACATTCATCGGCGCGGCGACTTGCCTGTTCGCGGCCACGGTCGGCACGACGCAGTGGGACATCAAGCGGGTGATCGCTTATTCCACCTGTTCGCAGCTCGGCTACATGTTCTTTGCCGCAGGCGTCGGCGCCTATGGCGCGGCGATGTTCCACCTGTTCACGCACGCGTTCTTCAAGGCGCTGCTGTTCCTGGGCGCGGGCAGCGTGATCCACGCCATGCATCACGAACAGGACATGCGGTATTACGGCGGCCTGCGTAAGCGCATCCCGCTCACGTTCTGGGCCATGATGGCGGGCACGCTCGCCATCACCGGCGTCGGCATCTATTGGCTGCATGCGGGCTTTGCCGGCTTCCATTCCAAGGACGCGATCCTGGAGGCCGCCTGGGGCCGGGGCACGGAGATGGCGCACTTCGCCTTCTGGCTGGGCGCGTTCGCCGCGCTGCTCACCAGCTTCTATTCCTGGCGGCTCATGTTCCTGACGTTCTGGGGCAAGCCGCGCTGGGCCCAAAGCGAGCATATCCAGGATGCCGTGCACCACGGGCATGACGATCCCGAAGGCGCGAACCCGCCCGCCCAGGAAGATTCCGGGGATGACGCAGCGCACCACGTGCCGCACCCCGATCACGGCGACGGCACCGCGGGCTATCACCCGCATGAAAGCCCGCTCTCGATGCTCGTCCCGCTAGGCGTGCTGAGCCTGGGCGCGGTGTTTGCCGGGTTCCTGTTCAATCACGCGTTCCTCGACGACGCGGGCTTCTGGAACGGGTCCATCTTCTACAACGAGAACCTGATCCACGCGCTGCATGGCGTGCCGCTGTGGGTGAAGCTGACCGCGACGATCGTGATGCTGATCGGTCTTGCGATCGCCTGGCTCGGCTACATTCGCGATCCAGGCATGCCCGAACGCGCCGCCGACCAGCTGGGGCCCGTGTACCGGTTCCTCTTCAACAAGTGGTACTTCGACGAGCTCTACAACCTTGTCTTCGTGCGGCCCGCGTTCTGGTTCGGACGCCTGTTCTGGAAGGGTGACAAGACCGTCATCGACCGGCTTGGGCCCGACGGCGCGGCGTGGGTTGTGGCGCAGGGCACCGCGGGGGCCAAACGCGTCCAGTCCGGCCTCCTCAACACATATGCCTTGTGGATGCTCATCGGCGTGGTCGCGGCGATTACCTGGGTGCTGCTGTAA
- the nuoK gene encoding NADH-quinone oxidoreductase subunit NuoK — MIGIEHYIVVGTILFVLGVLGIFLNRKNVIVILMAIELILLSVNINLVAFSSFLGDLTGQIFAMFVLTVAAGEAAIGLAILVIYFRRRGTIAVDSVDRLKG; from the coding sequence GTGATCGGCATCGAACACTACATCGTCGTCGGTACGATCCTGTTCGTGCTGGGCGTGCTGGGCATATTCCTCAACCGCAAGAACGTGATCGTGATCCTGATGGCGATCGAGCTCATCCTGCTGTCGGTGAACATCAACCTGGTCGCGTTCAGCAGCTTCCTGGGCGATCTCACGGGGCAGATCTTCGCCATGTTCGTCCTCACCGTAGCCGCGGGCGAGGCCGCGATCGGGCTCGCCATCCTGGTCATCTACTTCCGCCGCCGCGGGACAATCGCAGTCGACAGCGTCGACCGGCTCAAGGGATAG
- a CDS encoding NADH-quinone oxidoreductase subunit J: MIQTVAFYLFAALTIASAVFVIMARNPVHSVLWLIVAFFNAAGLMVLVGAEFIAMLLVIVYVGAVAVLFLFVVMMLNIDFAELRAGFVRNFPLGLAIALILLAELVLGIGAWQAGAMELGEATADQVTPIADSNIAALGQVLYGQYLFLFESAGIILLVAMVGAIVLTHRERKDTKPQDISRQNRRRPQDATRNVKPEVGQGVQL; the protein is encoded by the coding sequence ATGATCCAGACCGTCGCCTTCTACCTGTTCGCCGCGCTGACGATCGCTTCGGCGGTGTTCGTCATCATGGCGCGCAACCCGGTGCATTCGGTGCTGTGGCTGATCGTCGCGTTCTTCAACGCTGCCGGCCTGATGGTGCTGGTGGGGGCGGAATTCATCGCGATGCTCCTGGTCATCGTCTATGTGGGCGCGGTCGCCGTGCTGTTCCTGTTCGTGGTGATGATGCTCAACATCGATTTCGCGGAATTGCGCGCCGGCTTCGTGCGGAACTTCCCGCTGGGCCTTGCCATCGCGCTGATCCTGCTGGCCGAACTGGTGCTGGGCATCGGTGCGTGGCAGGCCGGCGCGATGGAGCTGGGCGAAGCGACCGCCGACCAGGTGACGCCAATCGCGGACAGCAACATCGCCGCGCTCGGCCAGGTGCTTTACGGCCAGTACCTGTTCCTGTTCGAAAGCGCGGGCATCATCCTGCTCGTCGCGATGGTCGGTGCGATCGTCCTGACTCACCGGGAACGCAAGGATACGAAGCCGCAGGACATCTCCAGGCAGAACAGGCGCCGCCCGCAGGATGCCACGCGCAACGTGAAGCCCGAAGTGGGGCAAGGGGTGCAGCTGTGA
- the nuoI gene encoding NADH-quinone oxidoreductase subunit NuoI, translated as MSALHLIKSFTLWEFLKAHALTLKYFFKPKATINYPFEKNPLSPRFRGEHALRRYPNGEERCIACKLCEAVCPAQAITIESEPREDGSRRTTRYDLDMTKCIFCGFCQEACPVDAIVEGPNFEYATETREELLYDKAKLLANGDKWERALAANLEADAPYR; from the coding sequence ATGAGCGCGCTCCATCTCATCAAGTCGTTCACGCTCTGGGAATTTCTCAAGGCGCACGCGCTGACGCTGAAGTATTTCTTCAAGCCGAAGGCGACGATCAACTATCCGTTCGAGAAGAACCCGCTCAGCCCCCGCTTCCGGGGAGAGCATGCGCTGCGCCGCTATCCCAACGGGGAGGAGCGGTGCATCGCGTGCAAGCTGTGCGAGGCGGTGTGTCCTGCGCAGGCGATCACGATCGAGAGCGAACCGCGCGAGGACGGCAGCCGCCGCACGACGCGGTACGATCTCGACATGACCAAGTGCATCTTCTGCGGGTTCTGTCAGGAAGCGTGCCCGGTCGATGCCATCGTGGAAGGGCCGAACTTCGAATACGCGACCGAAACGCGCGAGGAACTGCTCTACGACAAGGCGAAATTGCTGGCCAACGGGGACAAGTGGGAGCGGGCGCTGGCCGCGAACCTTGAAGCCGACGCGCCCTATCGTTAG